ATAGATAATCCAGCATGTCAGTAGGTGTCACTCAAATTTTTTCGGTGCCCCTATTGCCTATTTTTTACGAAATGGCTTGACATATCCTAATCCGACCTTGCTGTTATTATTCAGCAAGAAAACAATGGGAACACAATCTCACCCCGACCGTGTACACTGGCTTGACAGAGTTTTTGTTTTAGTGTATTTTTGTGCAGTACGGAGGTTTGAATGAATACCACTGACAAGAAAGGCGAAATAGTAATCTATGTTTCCGATGACGGTTCCTCGCATCTTGAAGTGAAACTTGAAAACGAAACTTTGTGGCTTACGCAAAAAGCCATGGCTGAGCTATTTGAAGTTGGCGTTCCTGCAATTAGCAAGCACCTAAAGAACATCTTTGAGGAAGGAGAACTGGAAGAATCTATGGTTATTTCCAAAATGGAAACAACCACTCTGCATGGAGCAATTGACGGTAAAACGCAAACTAGAGAAACCGCTTTCTAAAAGTCATGTACAGGCAGGTTCTTGATCTTTACGCGACCAGCGCAGATTACAACCCGACAAGTGCAGAAAGCATCGCCTTCTTCAAGATGGTTCAGAATAAGTTTCATTTTGCGGCCCATGGAAATACTGCCGCAGAAGTGATTTATAATCGTGTCGATAGTGAAAAGCCGTTCATGGGATTGAAATCTTTTAGTGGAGAGTTACCTGTTCGAGCCGATGTGATCATCGCAAAAAATTATCTCAACGAAAATGAACTGAAAATTCTCAACAATTTAGTGAGTGCATATTTTGATATCGCGGAAGTTGCTGCTCTTGAGCATCGCCTCATGTACATGCATGATTACGTGCAACAGCTAGACCAAGTAATCTCAGCCGCCGGGAAATGCGTCTTGAATAATTCAGGAAAAGTAACTCACAAGCAGGCTGTAGACAAAGCCCTTGAAGAATATCGCAAATACCAAGTCAATACACTAAGCCCTGTAGAAAAGGCTTACCTTGAAACGATCAAGCAAATTGAAAGCAAGTCCTCAAATGCGGCTCGCAAAAGTAGAGTCAAGAAGAAATTTTAGAATACAGCGAGTTTATTGCGTTTATGCTGCCAATAAACAGTTTTGGAAGGGGTGATAAATGGCTGAGTTTATGCTAGCTCTACACAAATGAGTGCTTTAGCTTGACAGAGTTAATAAAATCGATTGCATTTTGTTCACTAGAACATTTGTGCATTAAATTTGTGTTTTTATATCCAGCTTGTAACACAAAGGAATAAATATGGAAGAGAAAAACGAAATCATCGTGTATCAGCCCGAGTCGGGAAAAAACTGACCGCATTCTCCGTGCTGAATTTTGTTTCAAAGCAGCAACTGCTGGAAATGGTGTCGCAGGCGTCCGGGAAAAAGAACAACTAAAGTTTTAAAGGGGTCGAATTCGACCCCTATTAATGGAAACTATAAAGATATTGCATTCATAAATATGTCGAATTCGCCATATTTTAAAGTGGTCGAATTTGACAACTTTATGAAGATTTATCGCAATGTTACTGATTTCCGTTATATTAACAAATTCTTGACGCGTTCTAAAATCACGTTAAACCCATTGAATTCGGGGGGTTTAAACGGGTCTTAATCAATTGTAACACAAGATAGGAGGCTATCATTTCTTTGAAGTTAAGAATCAAAGAACCTCTTCATCAAGGGCTTTTTTGATCATCTTGCTTTTAGGGAACATTTCCGCATATATTGTGTAAGATTCCGTTTTTTTTTCATTGTTGTGAAGTGGTTAGAAATTCTCAACGAAATACTTGAGGATCCGCCCTCCATATTTTCACAACCTATGGATTTAGCGTATTTTCATAAGAGGTGATTATTGAAACATTGGGTGCGAATATGAATAAGAAAATCTTTCTTGCGGCAACGCTTGTGTCCGTTTCGTCCATGGTAATGTCTTGCGGAGACGATGAATCCGTAAACAAGAACCTTGATGACGACCCCTCTCTGGAACTTCCCGAGGATACACTCAACCCGGAACAGCCCAAGGATTCCCTCAATCCTATTCAGCCTAAGGACAGCGTCTCTCAGGAACAGCCTAGCGACCCTCTCGACAAGGATGATGGCATAAACAATGAGGATGCGGTAGCAAAGTACGATATCGCTCTCACTATTGAAGATATCATCGTGGACTGGTTTGGCGGCGGCGGAGAAAAGGATGCCGACAACAACAGCTTTACCTACAAGCAATACGCCAACAACTATTGGGATATTCACGACCTGGACACGGACGTTTTCACCAAGGTTGAGATAGCTTTTACCAAGGCCGTCGAATACGACAATATTGACGTAATCGCAACCTACAGCGACGAAACCAAGACAACGGAAAGAATCTCTAGCGGTGCAAAAAATTTTGCATTGACCTTTGAACCGGGCAAAACTCTCGTTAGCTTGGCACTGGTCGTAAGCCCCAACACACCTAGTGATGCAGCGACCATTAATTTCGGTAAAATCATTATCCGCGCAAAGGACTCTGACGGCACTGTAAGCAAGATGCCAGTGAAGTCCCCAAAACTGGGCGTGGGCAATGGCAACCCTATTCTGGATTTCCAGTACTGCGCAGACCCGACCGCCATTGAATACAAGGGACGCCTCTATGTGTATGGAACCAATGACCATCAGCAGTACGAAGAAGGCGTCAGCAATACTTACGAGAAGATCAAGACTTTGGTAATGATGTCCACCGACGATATGGTCAACTGGACTTACCACGGGTTGATTCCTGTCGGCGAGGTGGCTCCCTGGATTATGGCTTCATGGGCACCAAGCATCATCAGCAAGGAACAGGCCGATGGCAGCACCCTCTTCTCCCTCTATTTCTCCAACAGCGGTTTTGGCACCGGTGTTATCCAGGCAAAGTCTCCGGTAGGCCCGTGGACATCTCCTTTGAGCAAGAGCCTTATCGATGGCGACCATCCCGTTGTAAAGGGCAGCGGCTCCATATTTGACCCAGGTGCTGTAATTGACGACAATGGCGATGGATGGCTTTCATTTGGTAATGGTCAAGGCTGGATCGCCAAGCTCAAACCAGATCTGCACTCTCTCGATGGGGATCCGGTCAAGCTTCCGTCCCCGTTCCATTTCGAGGCTAATGAGCTCAATTATATTAACGGCAAGTACGTGTACACCTTCAACAACGACTGGGAAGATCATAAGCCCTGGGATTGGGGTGGCGAGGCGCCAACAGCCTGCAGCATGAATTACTTTACCAGCACCGAGCCGCTGAATCCCGATTCCTGGACCTACGGCGGAAACTACTTCAAGAACATGGGTGAAAATGGCATGACCTACGGCAACAACCACACCCATCTCCATAAGTATCAGGACAAGTGGTATCTGTTCTATCAGGCGGCAATTCTTGAGGCTTCCATCGGTTCCCATGGCGGTTTCCGCAGCATCTTGGTTGACGAAATCGAGGTGGACGAAGCAAAGGTTGTCATCAAGGAAGCTAAGCCGACTTACAAGGGCGTAAAGGCGATCAAGAATCTTGACCCCTATATTGTGCAGCAGGCATCAACAGCTGCGGCTACCTTGGGCATTCGCTACGTGCAGACAGAGGAACCGGGCCACATGGTGGCTACAATCGGCACTCCCAGCAAGGACGGCCCCGCACCTACAGAAGGCATCATCGAAGTTCGTAATGTAAATTTCAGCAGTGCAAAAACTCTGAAGGCTTTGGTGAAGGGCAAGGGTTCTGTAATTCTCCGTCTTGATAAACGTGATGGTGCAAACGTTGCCACAGTCAACAGTTCTGCAAGCGACTGGCAGGAACTGGAAGCAAAGTGCAGTGGCATCACAAGCGGCGTTCACACCGTCTACTTGATAATCAAGGGTGATGTGCAGTTCGATACCTGGCAGTTCGCGAACTAGTTGCTCAAAATTTCCTACAGATTCTGGTAGAATCACAAACCACCCCTTAAGGGGTTATTACTGCCAGCGCCTAAATGACGCTGGCTTTCTCTTCGTTCAAGCCATCGTGGACTGATGTCAAAGCAAAGCAAAAAGTTGCAAAACATCATTAAAAAACATTGCAAAAAGTTGTAAAATGTTAAAAAGAAAGCTAACGAAGGTCCTAGAAAACTGGCTAAAGTCGGGTCATGAAAAGGCACTGCCGCTTACAGGCGCCCGCCAGGTCGGCAAAACTACGGCTGTCCGCGAATTCGCAGGCAAGTTCTACAAGCATTTCGTAGAAGTGAACTTCGTAAAGAATCCCATCGCAAAGCAGGCCTTCGACTGCCCTGAACAAATAAACGCAAACAACCCACGCCCCAAAAGCGTGCCGTAAAAACGGCAGCTGGTGCAAGATGCACCCAAAAGAGTCGTTTGCGTACAGGCAGATCTATAAAATATGCATGTAGCAAAACGATGCCACCCGACATAGCCGAGCAGCAAGCGTGAGCGTTCGTCTTGTCCTTTGGTAATGAAAGTGTCGAAGTTTCAAACGTGGACAAGAGCAAAACTCTTTATGTACACAGGGAATATAGATAATCCTGCATGTCAGTAGGTGTCACTCAAAATTTTTCAGCACCCCTATTGCCCATTTTCATCAAATGGTTTGTCAGGCTAAAGTACACAAAAGAGCATAAATTGTCGAAATTACGCTGTTTTTGCACTGTTTGGCACAGTCGCATTACAATTATATAGTAAAAACGCAGCCATACAAAATGGCTTGACATAATCTGCAAAATGGCTGTGTCAAGCCGAAACGTACTTTTGGTCAGGGCTAGCATAAAAGGTTCATTTCGTAAACCCATTGGAAACTGCATTTCTGCTGTAAAATCGCCAAAATAGTACAGTTTATTAGCTTCGGCGCCAAAGCCTAAAATACTAAAAAATGGTCTAAACCAACAAAAAATTAGGTTAGACCAAGTATCTAAGATACAGTTTTTAGATAGGTAAATCTCAGTAAGTAAAAGGGTGTGATATTTTACTTAGTTATATTAGGTATACACTTTGAAAGAACATAGCCTTTCTTTTTTTAGAATAGTTTATGGAAAGGCAAAAAACAGAGGACCTTCCGATGAATTTCAAAAGAATTTTCAGCATTCCCTGCTGCATGGGTCTACTATTTAGTTCAGCCAATGCACTTCCCACAGCAAAAGAAGTCTTCGCAAAAATGGGAATGGGTTACAACATCGGAAACACGCTGGAAGTTCCCATGAACCCATCCGCCTGGGGAAACGATTTTCCCACCCAGGAGCTAATCGATTCCGTCAAGTCCGCAGGTTTCAACACGGTCCGCATTCCCTGCGCCTGGTACAGCCATTCCAACGCCATCGCCGTAGACTCCAACTGGACACTTTATACTCCTGACGGTGACGAGAACACCATTAATGCCGCCTGGCTGGATTCCGTAAAGACCGTGGTAGATTACGTAGTCAAGCGAGACATGTATGCCATCCTCAACATCCACTGGGATAACGGCTGGCTGGAAGACCACATCGGCCCCACTGTAGACGAAAAGATCAATGCCCGCCAGAAATCCTACTGGGAGCAGATTGCCAACAAGTTCAAGGATTACGATGAACACCTGCTGTTCGCCAGCACCAACGAGCCCGGCGAAAGTGGCGACGGACTGAAACAGGACAACGCCAACACACTGAAAGCCTATCACGAGACCATGATCAAGGCTGTCCGCAGTTCCGGCGGCAACAACGCTACACGCACCATCATCGTGCAGGCACCCGACACCGACGAGAACAAGGCCCACAATTACCTGAAGGGAAACTTTCCCGCAGACTCTGCCGGCACCGACTACATGATGGGAGAATTCCACTTCTATCCCTATACGTTCGCCTTGATGGAACAGGATGCTGACTGGGGCAACACCGTGCGTTACTGGGGCGAAGGCAACTACTCCACCACAGATGTCGCTCACAATGTTAAGAAAGGCGCCTACGCCAGCCCCGAATACGTGGATTCCGTCTTCGCCATGCTAGGAGAAGATTTCAAGGACATTCCTATGGTCATCGGTGAATTCGGCGTTATCAAGCGTCTTGAATTGAAAGGTGAAGACCTTCGACTGCATCTGAAGTCTCGCGCCGACTATTACGGCAGAATTGCAGAACTTTCCAAGAAGTACGGCTTCGTGCCCTGCATCTGGGATACCGGTGACGAAGGCAACGGCAACATGACCATCATCCGCAGAAACAAGAACCGCGGCATCCTGGATTATGAAAGTCTGAACGCCATGCGTGCCGCTTATGGTTTGCCCAAGTTCGAAGGCAACTCCATCGACGCCCTTGTAGAAAAGAGCTTGGATAATAGCGATCGTGAAATGAAGGTGATTTACAAAGCCCAAAGCGACACCGCAGAAACAGGAACTCTTAGCTACGGCTTTGCCGCCCAGGACTGGAGCCAATATACAGCCATGTCCTTTGACATCAAGTTCAAGGGATCCAGCAGTTCATGGTCTGGAGTAACCCTGTTCAACATGTCCGCGGATTGGAAATGGAACCAGGTGAGCCTTGGGGACTTTAATGACTTTACAGGCGAATGGCAGAATATCAAGATTGCATTTGACGGATCCTCGGAACCAGGCATGGATTTTGAAGACATTTCCAAAGTGGTAACCATCGGCATCAATGTTCAAGGCGTAAATGTGGATGCCTCCCTGGAACTGGACAACATCATCCTGTGGAAAAAGGACGGTACCAAGGTAACGTTCTTGGACTTCAATGACAATAAGGAACTGAAGTGCGAAGGCATTGCCGTAGGCGGCCTTGCTCCCTCTACCATCAATGACGGCGAAACAAGAATTACAACGCCTGCAAACACAGACTTTACTAGAGTGGGCCTGCG
The Fibrobacter sp. UWH6 DNA segment above includes these coding regions:
- a CDS encoding glycoside hydrolase family 43 protein, giving the protein MNKKIFLAATLVSVSSMVMSCGDDESVNKNLDDDPSLELPEDTLNPEQPKDSLNPIQPKDSVSQEQPSDPLDKDDGINNEDAVAKYDIALTIEDIIVDWFGGGGEKDADNNSFTYKQYANNYWDIHDLDTDVFTKVEIAFTKAVEYDNIDVIATYSDETKTTERISSGAKNFALTFEPGKTLVSLALVVSPNTPSDAATINFGKIIIRAKDSDGTVSKMPVKSPKLGVGNGNPILDFQYCADPTAIEYKGRLYVYGTNDHQQYEEGVSNTYEKIKTLVMMSTDDMVNWTYHGLIPVGEVAPWIMASWAPSIISKEQADGSTLFSLYFSNSGFGTGVIQAKSPVGPWTSPLSKSLIDGDHPVVKGSGSIFDPGAVIDDNGDGWLSFGNGQGWIAKLKPDLHSLDGDPVKLPSPFHFEANELNYINGKYVYTFNNDWEDHKPWDWGGEAPTACSMNYFTSTEPLNPDSWTYGGNYFKNMGENGMTYGNNHTHLHKYQDKWYLFYQAAILEASIGSHGGFRSILVDEIEVDEAKVVIKEAKPTYKGVKAIKNLDPYIVQQASTAAATLGIRYVQTEEPGHMVATIGTPSKDGPAPTEGIIEVRNVNFSSAKTLKALVKGKGSVILRLDKRDGANVATVNSSASDWQELEAKCSGITSGVHTVYLIIKGDVQFDTWQFAN
- a CDS encoding AAA family ATPase, whose protein sequence is MLKRKLTKVLENWLKSGHEKALPLTGARQVGKTTAVREFAGKFYKHFVEVNFVKNPIAKQAFDCPEQINANNPRPKSVP
- a CDS encoding glycoside hydrolase family 5 protein; the protein is MNFKRIFSIPCCMGLLFSSANALPTAKEVFAKMGMGYNIGNTLEVPMNPSAWGNDFPTQELIDSVKSAGFNTVRIPCAWYSHSNAIAVDSNWTLYTPDGDENTINAAWLDSVKTVVDYVVKRDMYAILNIHWDNGWLEDHIGPTVDEKINARQKSYWEQIANKFKDYDEHLLFASTNEPGESGDGLKQDNANTLKAYHETMIKAVRSSGGNNATRTIIVQAPDTDENKAHNYLKGNFPADSAGTDYMMGEFHFYPYTFALMEQDADWGNTVRYWGEGNYSTTDVAHNVKKGAYASPEYVDSVFAMLGEDFKDIPMVIGEFGVIKRLELKGEDLRLHLKSRADYYGRIAELSKKYGFVPCIWDTGDEGNGNMTIIRRNKNRGILDYESLNAMRAAYGLPKFEGNSIDALVEKSLDNSDREMKVIYKAQSDTAETGTLSYGFAAQDWSQYTAMSFDIKFKGSSSSWSGVTLFNMSADWKWNQVSLGDFNDFTGEWQNIKIAFDGSSEPGMDFEDISKVVTIGINVQGVNVDASLELDNIILWKKDGTKVTFLDFNDNKELKCEGIAVGGLAPSTINDGETRITTPANTDFTRVGLRSIDIQQGLINAIFIGNEPGSAKAFLINGLGQMIATQNINAKAGSNSIQLKAETRGPAILMIKQGSQVYSQKVILK